DNA sequence from the Deltaproteobacteria bacterium genome:
CGTGCCGGTGCGCTGGCGGAGCGGCGACGGCGTCGATCACACGGTCGTGGCGGACGCCTCGCCTCCCCCGAATTCGGTCGGCGTTCCGGCCGGCAGCACCAGCACCACGCAGACCATCACGACCCCCGGGACCTACCGGTATCACTGCACGATCCATCCGGGCATGCACGGGACGTTGATCGTTCAGTAATCCTTCTCGACCAGATCGTGGCTGCCGGAGAGGAGGACGCGCAGCAGCTTCAGCGTCCCGACGCCGTCGCTCTCGGCGACGGCGAGGACGCGGGCCTGCGGGTCCATCAGCCGGACCTTGCGACCCCGCGGATACGGCGGCGCGCGCAATCGCGACAGGTCCGCCGGTCCCGGCGCGTGCCCGTGCGCCACGCGGCGCGCGAGTTGGGGATCGAGCTGCAGCTCGGCGAGGTCGGTGAGGGCACGGGAGACGGGATGCACGAATCGCGCGAGCTCTTCCCGCGCTTCTTTCGCCGTGGTCATCAGGGTGTCCAGCCCGACCGAGTCCTCGAGTCCGAAGGGCCCCACGCGCATCCGTTTCAGCGCGCGCAGGTGCGCGCCGCAGCCGACCCTCTGCCCCAGATCGTGCGCCAGCGTTCGCAAGTACGTACCCTTCGAGCAGCGGACGAAGATTCCCGCGTCGGGCGGCCTGAACCACAAAAGCGTCGCCTCCGCGATGTAGACCTGCCGCGCCTCGCGCTCCACCTCCTCGCCCGCGCGCGCCAGCTCGTAGAGTCGCTTTCCGTCCACCTTGCGCGCCGAATACATCGGCGGCGTCTGCTCGATCAGCCCGACGAATCCTTCCAGCGCTGCCCGGACGCGGTCTTCGGTCAGGCCCTCGAGCGGCTTCGTCTCCAGCGTCCGTCCGGCGCTGTCCTGGGTGTCGGTGGTCGCCCCGAAGCGGACGACGGCGTCGTACTCTTTTTCCCCGTCGCTGACGAAGCTGGCGATCTTCGTCGCGTCCCCGATGCAGATGGGCAAGACCCCGGTAGCCGTCGGATCGAGCGTCCCCGTGTGCCCGCAGCGCTTTGCCTTGAAGAGGCCTTTCACCCGGCGGACCACGTCGAAGCTGGTGGGTCCGCTCGGTTTGTCGACGACGACTACGCCGCAGAGCTCATGCGTCATTCTTCAGTGCTTCCTCGACCTCGTCCGCGATCCGCGCGCGCACCTTCGCCTCGTCTCCCTCGATGCTGCAACCCGCTGCGTTGTGATGACCGCCGCCGCCGAACTTCTGGGCGATCGCGGCGACGTTCACCCGGCCGCGCGAGCGGAAGCTGACCCTCCAGGGACCCTCATCCTGCGGCTCGCGGAAGCTGGCCGCGACCTCGACGCCGTCCACGCTGCGGGCGAAGTTGATGAAACCGTCGGTCAGATCCGTCTCGCTGCCGGTCTTCGCCACCATGGCGTTGGTGATGGTGATGGTGGCGAGCTTGCCGTGGACCTCGAGCGTGGAGAGGACCTCGGCGAGCAGGCGCATGCGCGCGAGGGGCTGCTGCTCGTACACGCGCACCGTCATCTCCCACGGTTCGACCCCTGCCTCGACCAGCTCTGCGGCGATCCGCAGGCACTCGGGATCGGTGCTCGAGTACCGGAAACATCCCGTGTCGGCAAGGATGCTGGCATAGACGCATTCCGCGGTGTCCTTGGAAAACGGCCCGCCCAGCGCGCGGATGATCTTGTACGCGAGGATGCCCACCGAAGCGGCGTGCGGGTCGACGTAGTTCACGTCGCCGAACGGCTCCGTGGTGATGTGGTGGTCCAGGTTGAGGAGGACGCCGCGGCGATCCGCTCGAGGCACGTCCGGCCCCAGCCGGTCGAAGGCGCCCGCGTCGGCCGCCACCGTGACGTCGAAGGCGGCGCCCGCGGGCAACGACTTCGCCACCTCGGCCGCTCCGCGCAGGAAGCGGAAGTTGTACGGGAGATCGTCGGGATTGTAGACGGTCACTTCGCGGCCGAGATCCCGCAGCGCGGAAGCCAGCGCCAGGGCAGATCCGAGCGCGTCGCCGTCGGGACCGCGGTGCATGGTGATCAGGACCGTGCGCGCGGCCCGCAGCGCGTCGACTGCCAGCGGCAGGTTCTCCTCGGGCTTCCAGTCGCGCGCGTTCGCGACGCCGCGGTTGATCGCCTTCACTCGTCGCGCTCCGGAACGAACGGCTCCGGATGCTGCGTCCGCTCCTCGTCGTGCACCTGCCGGAGGAGCTGGTCGATGCGCTCACCTCGATCGATGGCCTCGTCGTAGGTGAAGCGCAGTTCGGGGGTCACGCGCAGCTTGAGCTCGACGCCGATCTCGCGGCGGAGGAAACCGCGCGCCTTCTCCAGGCCCTTTGCCGTGTGCTTGCGCTGTTCGAGGTCGCCGTGCACCGTCCAGTACACCCGGGCTTCCCGCAGGTCCGGCGACATCTTCACTCCGGTGATCGTCACCAGGCCGATGCGGGGGTCGCGCATGCCGCGCGCGAACCGCTCGGCGAGCAGCTGCTGGACCATGTGGGCCACGCGCTCCGGGCGGTTGTGCGTGGTCATTCCAGATCCTCCTCCTTCAGCCAGCCCGGCTCCCGCTGCTCCGGCAGCTCCTCCTCGTCCTGCTCCGGAGGCAGGCGCGAGAGATCGTGCGCGTCGAAGTCCGGCTTTCCCGACCAGTCGCTCTTCATCTCCGAGTAGGTCTCGATCTCCATTTCCCGATTAAGGATCTCCGCGATGTTCCCGGCGTCGCGCGCGCACTTGTCCAGCACTTCGTTGACGAAGCTGCGATCGTTGGACACCGCCGCGATGCCGATCACCGCGCGCTGCCAGATGTCGTTCTCCGCGACCTCGGCCGCGGCGACGTTGAAGCGGGAGCGCAGGCGATCCACCACCTTGCGGACCACCTGCCGCTTGTCCTTCAGCGAGGAAGCGCCCTGGACGTGGAGCGTAAGCCTGAGGATCCCGACGACCATCTGCACGTCCCGAGGCCCGCGCCGGCTAGGTCAGCGAGGGCCGGATCGTCTCCAGCTCGTACGCCTCGATCACGTCGCCGGGCTGGAAATCGGTGAAGTTCTCGATCCCGATTCCGCACTCGAATCCCTTGTCCACCTCTCTGACGTCGTCCTTGAAACGCTTGAGGGAGGCGATCTTGCTGGTGATGATGGGCTTCTGGTCGCGCAGCAGGCGCACCATCGAGGTCCGGGTGATCTTGCCGTCGGTGACCGAGGAGCCGGCGATAGTCCCCAGCTTCGGCACGTTGAAGGTCTGCAGCACCTTCGCGTGGCCCACCACCTTCTCCTTGATGATGGCCTCGAGCAGGCCCTCCATGGCCAGCTTCACGTCGTCGAGCGCCTCGTAGATGATGTCGTACTGCTTGAGCGTCACTCCCTGCGACGCGGCCGTCTCCGCCGCCTTCGACTCGGGTTTGACGCTGAACCC
Encoded proteins:
- the truB gene encoding tRNA pseudouridine(55) synthase TruB: MTHELCGVVVVDKPSGPTSFDVVRRVKGLFKAKRCGHTGTLDPTATGVLPICIGDATKIASFVSDGEKEYDAVVRFGATTDTQDSAGRTLETKPLEGLTEDRVRAALEGFVGLIEQTPPMYSARKVDGKRLYELARAGEEVEREARQVYIAEATLLWFRPPDAGIFVRCSKGTYLRTLAHDLGQRVGCGAHLRALKRMRVGPFGLEDSVGLDTLMTTAKEAREELARFVHPVSRALTDLAELQLDPQLARRVAHGHAPGPADLSRLRAPPYPRGRKVRLMDPQARVLAVAESDGVGTLKLLRVLLSGSHDLVEKDY
- a CDS encoding bifunctional oligoribonuclease/PAP phosphatase NrnA; this encodes MKAINRGVANARDWKPEENLPLAVDALRAARTVLITMHRGPDGDALGSALALASALRDLGREVTVYNPDDLPYNFRFLRGAAEVAKSLPAGAAFDVTVAADAGAFDRLGPDVPRADRRGVLLNLDHHITTEPFGDVNYVDPHAASVGILAYKIIRALGGPFSKDTAECVYASILADTGCFRYSSTDPECLRIAAELVEAGVEPWEMTVRVYEQQPLARMRLLAEVLSTLEVHGKLATITITNAMVAKTGSETDLTDGFINFARSVDGVEVAASFREPQDEGPWRVSFRSRGRVNVAAIAQKFGGGGHHNAAGCSIEGDEAKVRARIADEVEEALKNDA
- a CDS encoding DUF503 domain-containing protein, whose translation is MVVGILRLTLHVQGASSLKDKRQVVRKVVDRLRSRFNVAAAEVAENDIWQRAVIGIAAVSNDRSFVNEVLDKCARDAGNIAEILNREMEIETYSEMKSDWSGKPDFDAHDLSRLPPEQDEEELPEQREPGWLKEEDLE
- the rbfA gene encoding 30S ribosome-binding factor RbfA — encoded protein: MTTHNRPERVAHMVQQLLAERFARGMRDPRIGLVTITGVKMSPDLREARVYWTVHGDLEQRKHTAKGLEKARGFLRREIGVELKLRVTPELRFTYDEAIDRGERIDQLLRQVHDEERTQHPEPFVPERDE